The Microvirga thermotolerans sequence GCGACGACCTCCTGGCCGGGGCGCACGCGCTGGACGCCGAGCACGACGATGGTCTCGCCCGCCCTGAGGCCGTCGACGATCTCCACCTTCCCGTTCTGGCGCTGTCCGATGGTGACGATGCGGCGCTCGACCTTGCCGTCCTTCACCGGATAGACGAGCTGGCGCAGGCCCTCGCTGACGATGGCCTCCTCTGGCACGATCACCGCGTCGTCCTTCGTCGTCACCTCCAGGGTGACGGACAGGAACATGCCGGGCTTGAGCGCCTCGTCCGGGTTGTCGAAATCCGCGGTCAGGCGCACGGTCCGCGTGGTCGGGTCGACCCGGGTGTCGATGGTCGAGACCGCGCCCTTGAAGATCCGACCCTTGTAGGCCGGGGAGGTGGCGTTCACCGCCTGGCCGGGCTTGAGGCGTCCGAGGAGGTTCTCCGGCACGGCGAAGTCGAGCCTCACCCTGGACAGGTCGTCGAGGGTCGTGATGCGGGTGCCGGGAGAGATGAAGGCGCCGAGGGACACCGCGCGGGTGCCGACCCGGCCCGCGAAGGGGGCGCGGATCGTCAGGTCCTCGAGGCGCGCTTCCGCGGCCTTGCGCTGGGCCTGGGCGGAGGCGATGGCGCCTTCGAGGGACTTCACCTGGGCGGTCAGGTCCTCCACCTGGGCGCCCGTTCCGGCGCCGGTGCGGTTGAGCGCCTGGGCACGCTCCAGCTTGATCGCCACCTCGTTCCGCTGCGCGATGGCGCGGTTCGTCTCCGCGATGGCCTGCTCGATCTCGGCCTTGCGCTCCGCCGCGTCGAGCTGCACGAGCATGTTGCCGGCCTTGACCTTCTGGCCCTCCTCGAAGCCGATCTCGGCGATCACGCCGGCGATCTTCGCGGTCACGGTGATGGATTCATAGGCGCGGACGGTGCCCACCGACTCGCGGGTCTCGACGATCCGTCCCGTCCCGACCGTGCTCACCTCGACGGTGGGCGGGCCCGGGGGGCCGCCGCGTCCGCCCCGCCCGGACCGGGCCGCAGGGTCCTCCGCCTTCGCGAAATAGGCGCCGACGAGCGGCGCCTTCGCGAGATGGCCGCCCTGATAGGCGTACCAGCCGCCAAACCCTGCTGCCCCCAGCACGGCAATGACGGCGAGCTGACGGGACACACGCATGCTCGCTCCTGTGACGGTTTTTCTGGCGGAGTTCCTAGCACATTACGGGCCAAGCCCCGCCACCATAGCGCAGGGCACACGGAATTTTGTATTACGATTTCGTAATCTGCCGCTCTCCGAAAGTCTCGCTCCCATCGGCTCCGATCCAAGGAGGCTTGATAGTGTCCATGTTATGTTCCGACAATACATGGATGTTTCGGAGTGTCGGAATTGCCTTATGACTTTTCCCATTCGCAGATGCGGGAATTGCCGGGCGCCCGCGAGGCCTTCGCGGCCGCTCAGCTGGAGCTGGGATCCCTCCGGATATCCCTGGCCTTGAGGCGGTTCAACCCGGCCCAGCCGCACGTCCCCGCCGGCCATCCGGATGGCGGACAGCGGACCGATGGGGGCGGTTCCGCCCCTGTCGAGCCCGTGTCCCCGCGCCCGGGAGGGGGCGGGGCACGCGTCATCCGTGGCCGGACTTACGAGACGACGCCGGCGCAGGAAGTGCGCCTCGACGTGTCGGCGGCACATGCCCGCGCGCTCGTGCGGGAGGTGCAGAGACACGATCCCAACTGGCGCCCGAGGCCGAGCATCTACGAAGGAGTCGAGGGCGAGATCCTGGCGAACGAATCCGCAGCCTTACAGGCGGCCTTACAGGCGGCAGCGCGGCTGAGGGAACTGGGCAGGCCAGAGCCTGTCCGGGGACCGATGGAGGAAATCCTCATGCCCAACGGGCAGCATGTCGGGATGCGGTACAGGGGCATGGACGAAACAACACGTACGGTGACTCCGCTGAAATTCAACGAGCTGCTGGAAGCTCTTACACCGGGCTCGCAAATGGTCCGGTCGCCTGTGGGATATAGCGGCCTTTAGTGCCGGCGTCCGGACGGGTCCGTCTTTGGAGTGAGACGGAGCGAGGACCATGGCATCACGATTGATGTCATTCAGAACAATCATCCCGATGTTGTTAATGGATAAAGGTGCACCAGAAATGACAACGGAAGAACCTAAACACCTCAGGTATGGCCGTCCCATGAGCGAATGGATCAAGATGGTGGCCAACGAACTTCCCGTCGACGCGGTCGGGATGTGGCGGATCGTGCCGGGTGGCCGCATTGGCTTCGGCCTCGAAGGCGAGGCGCTGACCGATTATGTCCGGCGCTGCATCGCCGAGCTGCTGTCGTGCGGCGCGGTGCCGGTCGTGGGTGGCGGGCTGGAAGGCGAGCACGAGTGGATCGCGCAGCCGCAATACGGTTCGACACCGGACGAGATCGTCGAGAACGTGGTGCGCGAATGGCTCGCCAACGGCGCCAGGGACGAGGATCCCGGCGGCCTGTGGTTCGCCCGGCGGGAGCGGGCCTGGTTCCCGCCTTCCTGAGACGTGTCGTCCGGAGGGACGTCGCCGAATTGTCTTGACTGGCCGGGGCCGCTCCCGCATACCTGTCGGCGGGACACCTCTCCCCAACGAGAGGCGCCCATCTGCAAGGATGGAACGACATGACAGATCTCCCCGCCGCGCGTCCTCGCGCGCCCTTCTTTTCGTCCGGCCCCTGCGCGAAGCGCCCCGGATGGTCCCTCCACAACCTGAAGACCGACGCCCTCGGCCGCTCGCACCGCGCCAAGGTCGGCAAGGCGCGCCTGAAGCGGGCCATCGACCTCACCCGCGAGGTGCTCGAGGTCCCTGCGGATTATCGCATCGGCATCGTTCCCGCCTCCGACACGGGCGCGGTGGAGATGGCCCTGTGGTCGCTGCTCGGCGCCCGGCCCGTGGACATGCTGGCCTGGGAGAGCTTCGGCGAGGGCTGGGTCACCGACGTGGTCAAGCAGCTCAAGCTGGACGATGCCCGCATCATCACCGCGCCCTACGGCGAGCTGCCGGATCTTTCGCAGGTCGACACCAGGACCCGCGACGTGGTCTTCACCTGGAACGGCACCACCTCCGGCGTGCGCGTGCCCGATGCGGAGTGGATCGCCGCGGACCGCGAGGGGCTCACCATCTGCGACGCCACCTCGGCGGCCTTCGCGCAGAGGCTCGATTTCGCCAAGCTCGACGTGGTCACCTTCTCCTGGCAGAAGGTGCTCGGCGGCGAGGCGGCCCACGGCATGCTCATCCTCTCGCCGCGCGCGGTCGAGCGGCTCGAAACCTACAAGCCCGCCTGGCCCCTGCCGAAGATCTTCCGCATGACCAAGGGCGGCAAGCTCATCGAGGGCATCTTCGAGGGCGAGACCATCAACACCCCGTCCATGCTCTGCGTCGAGGACTACATCGACGCGCTCGAATGGGCGAAGGGCATCGGCGGCCTGAGCGGCCTCGTCGCCAAGGCCGACGCCAATGCGAAGGTGATCCACGACTGGGCCGCCCGCACGCCCTGGATCGCCAACCTCGCCAGGGATCCCGCGACCGCCTCCAACACCAGCGTCTGCCTCGTCGTCGCCGATCCGGACGTGGTCGCCAAGGGCGCCGAGGCCGTGGCGCAGGTCGCCAAGGGCATCGCCGCCACCCTCGACAAGGAAGGCGTCGCCTTCGACATCGGCGCCTATCGCGACGCGCCTCCCGGCCTACGCATCTGGTGCGGCGCGACGGTGGAGGCCCCGGACCTTCAGGCCCTGACGCCCTGGCTCGACTGGGCCTTCGCGCAGGAAAAGGCGAAGCTCGCGAAAGCGGCTTGATTTCATGCGCCATCCCGGACGCGGCCATGTCGCGATCCGGGGGCGCTCCCACCCCCCTGGACTCCCATCACGGTCCCGGCGCGCGCCGCGCTTGGCCGGGTCGACGCTACAGACACAGGTGCACCATGCCCGCTCCCCGCGTCCTCATTTCCGACGCCCTCTCGCCCGCCGCCGTGCAGATCTTCAAGGATCGCGGCATCGACGTGGATTTCCAGCCCGATCTCGGCAAGGACAAGGACAGGCTTGCCGCCGCGATCGGCGGCTACGACGGCCTCGCCATCCGTTCCGCCACCAAGGTCACGGCGAAGATCCTGGAGAAGGCGGCGAAGCTCAAGGTGATCGGCCGCGCCGGCATCGGCGTCGACAATGTCGAGATTCCCGCCGCCACGGCGAAGGGCGTCATCGTCATGAACACGCCCTTCGGGAACTCCATCACCACCGCCGAGCACGCCATCGCCATGATGTTCGCGCTCGCGCGACAGATCCCGCAGGCGGACGCCTCGACCCAGGCCGGCAAGTGGGAGAAGAACCGCTTCATGGGCGTCGAGCTGACCGGCAAGGTGCTCGGCGTCATCGGCTGCGGCAACATCGGCTCCATCGTCGCGGACCGGGCCCTCGGCCTGCGCATGAAGGTCATCGCCTACGATCCCTTCCTGTCGCCGGAGCGCGCCGTCGAGATCGGCGTCGAGAAAGTGGAGCTCGACGAGCTGCTGCGCCGGGCCGACATCATCACCCTGCACGTGCCGATGACGGAGAAGACCAGGAACATCCTCTCGGCCGACGCCCTCAACAAGACCAAGAAGGGCGTGCGCATCGTCAACTGCGCCCGCGGCGGGCTGGTGGACGAGGTGGCGCTGCGCGCCGCCCTCGACAGCGGCCATGTGGCGGGAGCGGCCTTCGACGTGTTCTCGGAGGAGCCCGCCACCGCAAACCCGCTCTTCGGCCATCCCAACGTGGTCTGCACCCCCCATCTCGGCGCGGCCACCACGGAGGCGCAGGAGAACGTGGCGCTGCAGATCGCGGAGCAGATGTCCGACTACCTGCTCCAGGGTGCGATCCAGAACGCGGTGAACTTCCCCTCCATCACCGCCGAGGAGGCGCCGCGCCTCAAGCCCTTCGTGGCGCTCGCCGAGAAGCTCGGCTCGTTCCTGGGCCAGCTCACGGAAGCCCCCATCAAGGGCGTCCGCATCGAATACGAAGGCGACGTGGCGGAGATGAACACCCGCGCCCTCACTTCGGCCGCCGTCACCGGCGTGCTGCGCCCCTTCCTGCAGGACATCAACATGGTGTCGGCGCCTATCGTCGCCCGCGAGCGCGGCATCACGGTCGAGGAGGTCAAGCGCGAGAACGCCGCGCGCGACTACGAGAGCTTCATCCGCATCGTGGTGGAGGCGGAGGACATGGTGCGCCACGCGGGCGGCACCGTGTTCCAGGACGGCAAGCCGCGCGTCACGGAGATCCGCGACATCGCGGTGGATGCGGAGTTCGCGCCGAACATGATCTACGTCCGCAACGCCGACAAGCCCGGCTTCATCGGCCGCTTCGGCACGCTGCTCGGCGAGTCCGGCGTCAATGTCGCGACCTTCGCCCTCGGCCGCGACAAGCCGGGCGGCGACGCCATCTGCTTCGTCTCCGTGGACCAGCCCGTCTCCGACGAGCTCCTGCGCAGGATCGAAGAGATCCCGCAGGTCAAGCGCGCCCGCGCCGTGCGGTTCTGAAACCGCTCCGTCATTCCGGGACGGCGCGGAGTGCTGGGCCCGGAATGACGGCGTTGCGCCTATGCCCGCCGCTCCGCGAGCCAGATGCCGCCGAGCACGAGGACGAGGCCGAGCGCGTGATAGAACGCAAAGGGCTCTCCCAGGAGAAGCACGGCGAGGAGGGCCCCGAAGACCGGGACGAGATTCACGAACAGGCCCGCCCGGGCCGGGCCGATCAGCTCCACGCCGCGGATGAAGAAGACCTGCGCCAGGAGCGAGGGCAGGAAGGCCACGTAGGCCAGCACCGCCCACCCTTTGAGGGTCGGCCATTGCGCGCTGCCGCGGACGATCTCGACGGCGAGGAGCGGCAGCGACGTCAGAAAGGCCACGAGGGCGAGCGCCGTGAAGAACACGAGGCCCGTCACCGGCGGCCGGTGCCGCAGCCCCAGGGTGTAGCCCGCGTAGAACAGGCAGGCGATCAGCATCCACACGTCGCCGACGTTGAGCGCCAGGGTCCGCAGGATTTCGAAATCCGCCTTGACCGAGACGATCACGACGCCGGCGACGGTCACGATCATGCCGAGCACCTGCAGGGGCAGGACCGGGGCGCGGAAGAACAGGACCGTGCCCAGGAGCACCAGGACGGGAATGGCGCCCTGGAAGATCGTGAGGTTGACGGCGCTGGTGTGGTGGGCCGCGGCGTAGAACAGGGCGTTGAAGGCCGTGAAGCCGAAGGCGCCCATCAGGGTCACGAAGAGCCAGCGGCGCCGGATCGGCGGCCATTCGGCCGCGAGCCGGCGGCCCAGAAGGGGGAGCATCGTGCAGACCACCAGAACCCACCGGAGGCAGGTGAGCACCATGGGCGAGATCTCGCCCACCGCGAGGCGCCCCGCGATGGCGTTCCCGCCCCAGAACAGGGTAGTCGCGACCAGGAGCAGGTAGGCCTGTCCGAAGAAACCCTTCCAGATCGCATGCAGGAATTTCATGGGCCGGCGCTCTCCGGACGCTTGCCGCCGCGCGCCGTTCGGATAAACCGGCGCGGAAGGAGGCTTCGTGAGGTCATGGGCTTAAGATTTCTGGTGGTCGAGGGCAATACGCGGGGCGCAAGGCAGGCCCACAAGGACGTCTATGGACTCATGCCCTCGGAGTCCTATGCTGCCGTGTTGCAGGACATCGAGCCCGACGCGGTCTGCGACCTGGCCTTCCCGGCCGACGAGGGGGCCAACCTGCCCGACGCGGCCGGTCTGGAGTCCTACGACGGCATCGTCCTGACCGGCTCCCACCTCAACATCTACGACCGCACGCCCGACATCCTGCGCCAGATCGACCTCATGCGGGCGATCTATGCCTCCGGCACCCCCAGCTTCGGATCCTGCTGGGGGCTCCAGGTGGCGGCCGTGGCCGCCGACGGGGACGTCAGGCCCAATCCCTCGGGCCGCGAGATCGGCTTCGCCCGGCGGCTGGCGCGGACCGAGGCCGGGCAGGGGCATGCCCTGCTCGCGGGGCGGCCGGCGGTGTACGACGCGCCGGCCATCCATCTCGACATGGTCACGGTGCCGCCGCCGGGCTGCACCGTCCTCGCCTCCAACGGAGTGTCCTTCGTGCAGGCGGCGGAGATCGCCGCGGGCGGCGGGACCTTCTGGGGCGTGCAGTACCATCCCGAGTTCAGCCTCGAGGAACTGGCCGTCATCCTCGACCGGCGCACCGCCATCCTCCTCGACGAAGGCTTCTGCCGCACGGCGGAGGATGCCGCCGCCTATGTCGCCGACCTCAGGACCCTTCACGCGCAGCCGGACCGTTCCGACCTGGCCTGGCGGCACGGGCTCGATGCGGAGGTGCTCGATCCCGAGCGCCGCACCCGCGAGATCCGCAACTTCGTCGCCCACCGGGTCAAGCCCGCGAAGAGCGCCCGCGGACGGGCCTGAAAGGGCCGGAAGGGAACGGCGGGCCCTATTCCGGCTTGACCTCGCGGCCCCGATCCATCATGAGGGTTTGCAAGGTTTTTCCCACCCCGAACCCTGGCCTTGCGCCGGGGTTTTTTCATGTGAGGCTTGAGAGCGATGGCGAACGTGGTTGTCGTGGGCGCCCAGTGGGGCGACGAGGGCAAGGGCAAGATCGTCGACTGGCTGTCCGAGCAGGCCGACGTGGTCGTGCGTTTCCAGGGCGGCCACAATGCCGGCCATACCCTCGTGATCGGCGACAAGGTCTACAAGCTCTCGCTGCTGCCCTCGGGTGTCGTGCGCCCCAACAAGCTGTCGGTGATCGGCAACGGCGTGGTGCTCGACCCGCACGCCCTCGCCGCCGAGGTGGAGCGCCTGGCCGAGCAGGGCGTCGCCATCACCCGCGACAACCTGCGCATCGCCGAGAACGCGACCCTGATCCTGTCCATCCATCGCGAGCTCGACGCCCTGCGCGAGAGCGGCAGCGCCGGGACCAAGATCGGCACCACCAAGCGGGGCATCGGTCCGGCCTACGAGGACAAGGCGGGCCGCCGGGCGATCCGCCTCATGGACCTCGCCGATCTCCGCTCCCTACCGGAGAAGATCGACCGGCTGCTCACGCACCACAACGCGCTGCGCCGGGGCTTCGGCCTGCCGGAATTCGAGCCCAGGGCGATCTTCGAGGAGCTCGCCTCCGTCGCCGACAAGGTCCTGCCCTACATGGACGCCGTGTGGCGGCTGCTGGACGAGGAGCGCCGGGCCGGCAAGCGCATCCTGTTCGAGGGCGCGCAGGGGGCGCTCCTCGACGTGGACCACGGCACCTATCCCTTCGTCACCTCCTCCAACACGGTGGCGGGCCAGGCGGCGACGGGTTCCGGCCTGGGTCCGGGCGCCGTCGGCTATGTGCTCGGCATTGCCAAGGCCTACACGACCCGGGTGGGCGAGGGCCCCTTCCCGACGGAGCTCTTCGACGAGACCGGCGAGCTCAT is a genomic window containing:
- a CDS encoding type 1 glutamine amidotransferase; translation: MGLRFLVVEGNTRGARQAHKDVYGLMPSESYAAVLQDIEPDAVCDLAFPADEGANLPDAAGLESYDGIVLTGSHLNIYDRTPDILRQIDLMRAIYASGTPSFGSCWGLQVAAVAADGDVRPNPSGREIGFARRLARTEAGQGHALLAGRPAVYDAPAIHLDMVTVPPPGCTVLASNGVSFVQAAEIAAGGGTFWGVQYHPEFSLEELAVILDRRTAILLDEGFCRTAEDAAAYVADLRTLHAQPDRSDLAWRHGLDAEVLDPERRTREIRNFVAHRVKPAKSARGRA
- a CDS encoding phosphoserine transaminase yields the protein MTDLPAARPRAPFFSSGPCAKRPGWSLHNLKTDALGRSHRAKVGKARLKRAIDLTREVLEVPADYRIGIVPASDTGAVEMALWSLLGARPVDMLAWESFGEGWVTDVVKQLKLDDARIITAPYGELPDLSQVDTRTRDVVFTWNGTTSGVRVPDAEWIAADREGLTICDATSAAFAQRLDFAKLDVVTFSWQKVLGGEAAHGMLILSPRAVERLETYKPAWPLPKIFRMTKGGKLIEGIFEGETINTPSMLCVEDYIDALEWAKGIGGLSGLVAKADANAKVIHDWAARTPWIANLARDPATASNTSVCLVVADPDVVAKGAEAVAQVAKGIAATLDKEGVAFDIGAYRDAPPGLRIWCGATVEAPDLQALTPWLDWAFAQEKAKLAKAA
- a CDS encoding DMT family transporter, which translates into the protein MKFLHAIWKGFFGQAYLLLVATTLFWGGNAIAGRLAVGEISPMVLTCLRWVLVVCTMLPLLGRRLAAEWPPIRRRWLFVTLMGAFGFTAFNALFYAAAHHTSAVNLTIFQGAIPVLVLLGTVLFFRAPVLPLQVLGMIVTVAGVVIVSVKADFEILRTLALNVGDVWMLIACLFYAGYTLGLRHRPPVTGLVFFTALALVAFLTSLPLLAVEIVRGSAQWPTLKGWAVLAYVAFLPSLLAQVFFIRGVELIGPARAGLFVNLVPVFGALLAVLLLGEPFAFYHALGLVLVLGGIWLAERRA
- the serA gene encoding phosphoglycerate dehydrogenase, encoding MPAPRVLISDALSPAAVQIFKDRGIDVDFQPDLGKDKDRLAAAIGGYDGLAIRSATKVTAKILEKAAKLKVIGRAGIGVDNVEIPAATAKGVIVMNTPFGNSITTAEHAIAMMFALARQIPQADASTQAGKWEKNRFMGVELTGKVLGVIGCGNIGSIVADRALGLRMKVIAYDPFLSPERAVEIGVEKVELDELLRRADIITLHVPMTEKTRNILSADALNKTKKGVRIVNCARGGLVDEVALRAALDSGHVAGAAFDVFSEEPATANPLFGHPNVVCTPHLGAATTEAQENVALQIAEQMSDYLLQGAIQNAVNFPSITAEEAPRLKPFVALAEKLGSFLGQLTEAPIKGVRIEYEGDVAEMNTRALTSAAVTGVLRPFLQDINMVSAPIVARERGITVEEVKRENAARDYESFIRIVVEAEDMVRHAGGTVFQDGKPRVTEIRDIAVDAEFAPNMIYVRNADKPGFIGRFGTLLGESGVNVATFALGRDKPGGDAICFVSVDQPVSDELLRRIEEIPQVKRARAVRF
- a CDS encoding efflux RND transporter periplasmic adaptor subunit, producing MRVSRQLAVIAVLGAAGFGGWYAYQGGHLAKAPLVGAYFAKAEDPAARSGRGGRGGPPGPPTVEVSTVGTGRIVETRESVGTVRAYESITVTAKIAGVIAEIGFEEGQKVKAGNMLVQLDAAERKAEIEQAIAETNRAIAQRNEVAIKLERAQALNRTGAGTGAQVEDLTAQVKSLEGAIASAQAQRKAAEARLEDLTIRAPFAGRVGTRAVSLGAFISPGTRITTLDDLSRVRLDFAVPENLLGRLKPGQAVNATSPAYKGRIFKGAVSTIDTRVDPTTRTVRLTADFDNPDEALKPGMFLSVTLEVTTKDDAVIVPEEAIVSEGLRQLVYPVKDGKVERRIVTIGQRQNGKVEIVDGLRAGETIVVLGVQRVRPGQEVVARPAGSAPAPQPQQPPPGNREQPSRSSLNLPQAIGTAAAAERN
- a CDS encoding adenylosuccinate synthase → MANVVVVGAQWGDEGKGKIVDWLSEQADVVVRFQGGHNAGHTLVIGDKVYKLSLLPSGVVRPNKLSVIGNGVVLDPHALAAEVERLAEQGVAITRDNLRIAENATLILSIHRELDALRESGSAGTKIGTTKRGIGPAYEDKAGRRAIRLMDLADLRSLPEKIDRLLTHHNALRRGFGLPEFEPRAIFEELASVADKVLPYMDAVWRLLDEERRAGKRILFEGAQGALLDVDHGTYPFVTSSNTVAGQAATGSGLGPGAVGYVLGIAKAYTTRVGEGPFPTELFDETGELIGQKGKEFGVVTGRKRRCGWFDATLVRQTVRTSGIDGIALTKLDILDGFETIRIGVGYRLDGETIDYFPASQGAQARVEPIYEEMEGWSGSTAGARSWAELPAQAIKYVRRIEELIGAPVAVLSTSPERDDTILMKNPFEG